GTGGGGCTACCTGCCGGGTGGTTGTGGCTACAAGCCTGTACCGGATTGCGACACCCGCTACCACTACGCCATGCTGATTGAACCCACGCTCAACAGCGGCAATTGGGAATGGTCTTCCTACATCAAGTTCTTTGAACTGTGGAAGGGCGTAGACGGTACCCGTGTGGATTCTGTATCCAGTGATGCGGATGTGCAGGTGCAGTCCTATGTGAAGGATAACGAGTTGTTCGTGGTGATCAATAATCTGGAAACCACCGACACCACCGTTAACCTGAACGTGGCCGGCCTCACCGGTAGTTTGCAGAATGTGGAACTGCGCAACATGCACTTCTCCAATCAGGATCAGGAAACGCACCTGGATTATCACCACATGAAGCAAGCGCCCTCCAGCGTAACGCTGAAAGGCAGTGCTACAGTCGTGCTGCGCTACAGCATGGCAGCCAATGTGGCGGTGAATCAGTCCATGACCGAGAAGAAGTACTACGGCAACAGCCCGAGCGGTAACGTACCGCATCGCATCAGCGTCAATGGCGGCGCAAAATCACTGCACATCAATGGTGTGTCTGTGCCTGCCGGTTACGCAGAAGCCAAGCTGCTGCTGACAGTATCTCTGTACCCGGGTGAAGATGACATGGCCAATGGTCACCTGAGCATCGACTCACTCACCGTCAATGGCGTGGCAGTCACTGCGCCCATTGATTGGCGGGGTCAACGTGTGAACGGTGCCGAGCGCTTCTTCAACACCCTGGAAATTCCGGTGCCCGTGAGTGCGCTGCAAGCCAACAACGTGATTACGGTGGACTTCCACCACAATGGCGAGCTGGCAGTAGCGAACTTGCTGGTGAAGGAATTCAGCGCCATACCCGCGCGTTAATTGCACCTTTAACTACCAAGGCCGCTGCCAGTCAGCGGCCTTTTTTATGTACGATTATTTTTCCGTTTATTTGTAGGAGGCCAATCCCTTGGCCGAATGGCCGCGCACCAGCTGATCTTGTGGCATGCCTCCAGCTGGACTCAACGTTGTGTCTCAGCTAACCACGGGCAAGTGTCCTGTCCGGGTAATTCGTTTATTATCAGCGGGCCATCCAAGGTTCCTGGCAAAGCGCGGCTTGCCGGCAATACCCCGAGGGCACCTTGTGGCTGTCGCCCTTGTCAAAAGGCGCAACGCCGCCAGGGGCCTTGGCTGGCGCGCCCTTCGGGAGCCATCAGGAAGCGCTTTTGCTGCGTTGCGACCCTTGGAAATACAAGCAGTATTCCCTTCGGATCGCGTCTTGCAAAAGCACTTCCTGATGGCTCTGATAATCAACGAATTACCCGGACAGGACACTAGTATCGGGCTCACACTCGCCCACAAGGATGACCTCATGCCCCATTGTCTGATTTTTCTCACTCTGTTCCTATTCGCAATGCCATCACTGGCAGAAGACATCGACATGAAGGCCTTTGCCCAACGCTATTTTCAGGCGGCGGTAAACACCCAGGCGCCCGATGCCACCGAGGCGGATATCGAAGCCTATTTATCACTGCTTACCGATGATGTAGGCCATACGCATCTGCCCTGGTTTAACGATGACAGCCGGGTGCCAGAGGGCAAAGCGCAGATGCGCGAAGGCATGATGTTTTATCTGGCCGCGCATTCCCATTATCAGGCCGAGTTGTTGAATGTGTTTACCTTCAACCAATCGGCCATAGCTATCCGCTACCGCCATAGTGCCAAAGGCGTCAGGCCCGATACCAAAGAGCCAGTGGCTTATGAGGAAGTGGTAATGGAGC
This region of Simiduia agarivorans SA1 = DSM 21679 genomic DNA includes:
- a CDS encoding nuclear transport factor 2 family protein, translated to MALIINELPGQDTSIGLTLAHKDDLMPHCLIFLTLFLFAMPSLAEDIDMKAFAQRYFQAAVNTQAPDATEADIEAYLSLLTDDVGHTHLPWFNDDSRVPEGKAQMREGMMFYLAAHSHYQAELLNVFTFNQSAIAIRYRHSAKGVRPDTKEPVAYEEVVMELLELENGKVAVIRKNHE